A window of Flavobacterium flavigenum contains these coding sequences:
- a CDS encoding TolC family protein codes for MKDLLNQYKNANMIRTTKSAVFITSILLLTACAAPKVSTKLDAAKLPENFDTQRKQVAKADFIPLKTETFFKDPKLEELLKKVIAKNPDYLIMQERILIANSHLKVAKLALLPSLDLVADVSGTHFGKYTMEGVGNFDTNFSQNITEKQKINEKLSPNYFLGGKVSWEADIWGKLSNRKKAAQQRYFASQQGIRLLQTRLLGDVADLYFKLIALDKQAAIYDNNLKTQERALDIVSAQRSVGKATELAVQQFNAQNNNIHAEASELKLSIDQTEKALLTLLGEYGGKIDRSNDFLSGHLEVLNQKFSVDSIIHKRPDVSEAYFELLASNADAKSARAAFFPTVNLGTYAGFNSFSFNTLFDAGSFAWQLLGGLTAPVFNKGQIKQNFYVSNRRQEISFLQYQNTVTTAFNELSALLHRNEAYEDVLKYKMNEINHLEIAVNVSNDLYLSGYANYLEIINAQQNKLQAELDFVNIQLKNAESQVLLYKALGGGIN; via the coding sequence ATGAAAGACCTATTAAATCAATATAAAAATGCTAACATGATAAGGACAACTAAAAGTGCCGTTTTTATAACGAGTATTTTACTTTTGACAGCTTGTGCTGCACCAAAAGTCAGCACTAAATTAGACGCTGCAAAACTTCCTGAAAATTTTGATACACAGCGAAAACAAGTGGCTAAGGCTGATTTTATTCCATTAAAAACAGAAACCTTTTTTAAAGATCCAAAATTAGAGGAATTACTTAAAAAAGTCATTGCCAAAAATCCGGATTATTTAATCATGCAGGAAAGAATTTTAATTGCCAATTCGCATTTAAAAGTAGCAAAACTGGCGCTTCTTCCCTCTTTAGATCTTGTAGCAGATGTTTCTGGAACGCATTTCGGAAAATATACCATGGAAGGCGTTGGAAACTTTGATACCAACTTTTCTCAGAATATCACCGAAAAACAAAAAATAAATGAAAAGCTTTCACCAAACTATTTTTTAGGCGGAAAAGTTTCATGGGAAGCTGATATCTGGGGAAAACTGAGCAATCGTAAAAAAGCGGCACAGCAAAGATATTTTGCTTCTCAACAAGGAATTCGTTTGCTGCAGACACGTCTTTTAGGAGATGTGGCCGACTTGTATTTCAAGCTGATTGCTTTAGATAAACAAGCTGCGATTTATGACAACAACTTAAAAACGCAGGAAAGAGCACTTGATATTGTTTCGGCACAAAGATCGGTTGGAAAAGCCACAGAACTTGCTGTACAGCAGTTTAATGCGCAAAACAATAACATTCATGCCGAAGCTTCTGAATTGAAACTGAGCATTGATCAGACTGAAAAAGCTTTATTAACTCTTTTAGGAGAATACGGCGGGAAAATTGACAGAAGCAACGATTTCTTATCTGGACATTTAGAGGTTTTAAACCAAAAATTCAGTGTGGATTCTATCATTCACAAAAGACCAGATGTTTCAGAGGCTTACTTCGAATTATTAGCCAGTAATGCAGATGCAAAATCGGCTCGTGCCGCCTTTTTCCCGACTGTAAATCTCGGAACTTATGCAGGTTTTAATTCGTTTTCTTTCAACACTCTTTTTGATGCAGGATCATTCGCATGGCAATTATTAGGCGGTTTGACAGCTCCGGTTTTCAACAAAGGCCAGATTAAACAGAATTTTTATGTTTCGAATAGAAGGCAGGAAATTTCGTTTCTTCAATATCAAAATACAGTTACAACAGCTTTTAATGAATTAAGTGCTTTATTGCACCGAAACGAGGCCTATGAAGATGTTTTGAAATACAAAATGAATGAAATTAATCATCTTGAAATTGCTGTAAATGTTTCAAATGATTTGTATCTGAGTGGTTATGCTAATTATCTGGAAATCATTAATGCTCAGCAAAATAAACTTCAGGCTGAACTTGACTTTGTGAACATTCAGTTAAAGAATGCGGAATCTCAGGTTTTATTGTATAAAGCCCTAGGAGGTGGAATCAATTGA
- a CDS encoding alkaline phosphatase: MKKIITLFCLQIFLFANAQEYNSSNIHSHNDYAGALPFYEAYANEAGVIEADVFLVNDELFVAHTSKEIKLQNTLKSLYFEPLSSKLKDLEGKAYPDNKPLILMIDVKSDADATLKAIVQQLNTFPAILSNNIKIVISGNRPLQSQWMNYPQFIYFDGRLNENYNAEELSRIEMISTDLKEITLWNGKGVLTQADLHKMQSAIKKVHDLNKKIRFWGTQDNVNTWMTLMNLKVDFIATDDVAKLAGFITKIKANFYQNTVFHNAYIPKNQKAFTKNKPKNVILLIGDGMGLAQIYAGYTANKGQLSLFNIPTQGLSITKSSDSYITDSAAGATAMATGSKTNNRFISVDENEKPLEAITQQLAKKNFKTAIISAGNITDATPAAFYAHQPERSYNEPIAYDFLSNPADILIGGGVKEFKTRKDGTDLSKMLIEKGYSFSDKFSSLDTIKNNKMVVLDDSAIISVKDGRGDFLVKSFIKTTHTFAKTKNPFFIMAEGAQIDYGGHQNNVEYVVREMLDFDQLVGKAMEYVDKNLETLLIVTADHETGGLSLIDGNIEKGYVHGNFSTNDHTAIPVPVFAYGPGADNFKGVYQNTAIYNKIMELLGQM; this comes from the coding sequence ATGAAAAAAATAATAACCCTTTTTTGCCTCCAAATCTTCCTGTTTGCAAATGCGCAGGAATACAATTCTTCTAATATTCATTCGCACAATGATTATGCCGGTGCATTGCCTTTTTATGAAGCCTATGCCAATGAAGCCGGTGTTATTGAAGCGGATGTTTTTTTAGTAAATGACGAACTTTTTGTTGCTCATACTTCAAAAGAAATTAAGCTGCAAAACACCCTCAAAAGTTTATATTTTGAACCGCTTTCTTCTAAATTAAAAGACTTGGAAGGAAAAGCCTATCCTGACAATAAACCTTTGATTTTGATGATAGATGTTAAATCTGATGCCGATGCAACCTTAAAAGCAATAGTGCAGCAGTTAAATACATTTCCGGCTATCCTTTCTAATAATATTAAAATTGTTATTTCTGGAAACAGACCTTTACAGTCACAGTGGATGAATTATCCGCAATTTATTTATTTTGACGGAAGACTGAATGAAAATTACAATGCTGAAGAGTTGTCGCGCATTGAAATGATCAGTACTGACTTAAAAGAGATTACTTTATGGAATGGCAAAGGTGTTCTGACACAGGCAGATCTGCACAAAATGCAGTCGGCAATTAAAAAAGTACATGATCTGAATAAAAAAATCAGATTTTGGGGCACACAGGATAATGTCAATACCTGGATGACCCTGATGAATTTAAAAGTGGATTTTATTGCTACCGATGATGTTGCCAAATTAGCCGGATTCATAACTAAAATTAAAGCAAACTTTTATCAGAATACAGTATTTCATAACGCATATATCCCCAAAAACCAAAAGGCTTTCACTAAGAACAAGCCAAAAAATGTAATTCTTCTTATTGGTGACGGAATGGGGCTTGCCCAGATTTATGCCGGTTATACAGCTAACAAAGGCCAGTTAAGTCTTTTTAATATTCCAACACAGGGACTTTCAATTACTAAATCTTCAGATAGTTATATTACAGATTCAGCTGCGGGAGCAACTGCAATGGCAACCGGAAGTAAAACAAACAACCGGTTCATTAGTGTAGATGAAAACGAAAAGCCTTTAGAGGCAATTACGCAGCAGTTAGCAAAGAAAAATTTTAAAACGGCTATTATTTCTGCAGGAAATATTACAGATGCAACACCGGCCGCTTTTTACGCCCATCAGCCAGAAAGGAGTTACAACGAACCAATAGCTTATGATTTTTTAAGCAATCCGGCTGATATCTTAATTGGAGGGGGAGTAAAAGAATTTAAAACAAGAAAAGACGGCACAGATTTATCTAAAATGCTGATTGAAAAAGGCTATTCTTTTTCGGATAAATTCAGCAGTCTGGATACTATAAAAAATAATAAAATGGTAGTCTTAGATGATTCGGCAATAATTTCTGTTAAAGATGGGAGAGGAGATTTTTTAGTAAAATCCTTCATCAAAACAACTCATACTTTTGCAAAAACAAAAAATCCGTTTTTTATTATGGCCGAAGGTGCGCAGATTGATTACGGGGGACACCAGAATAATGTAGAATATGTTGTTCGCGAAATGCTTGATTTTGATCAGTTAGTTGGAAAAGCAATGGAATATGTCGATAAAAATCTGGAAACATTACTGATTGTCACAGCTGATCACGAAACAGGCGGATTATCCTTAATTGACGGAAATATTGAAAAAGGATATGTTCATGGAAATTTCAGTACCAATGATCACACGGCTATACCTGTTCCTGTTTTTGCGTATGGTCCCGGCGCTGATAATTTTAAAGGAGTGTATCAAAATACGGCCATTTATAATAAGATTATGGAGTTGCTTGGTCAAATGTGA
- a CDS encoding purple acid phosphatase family protein has protein sequence MKMQVLQKNRLLLFICALSLNFAVAQTTDNSVKKYPNALNFIVMGDWGRFGEDHQIPVAKQMGKTATAINRDFIISTGDNFYPVGVASEHDPQWKSSFEDIYTDFSLHWNWYPVLGNHDYAGNADAQVAYSKISRRWNMPARYYSKTFNINGDANQQVLIAFIDTNALIPEFYKNEQYSKNLTSKDSTAQKKWLIKTLTDVPKTVKWKLVVGHHPLFTATLKRRESYDTKAVRKSLKSLFDKYQVDAYIAGHDHDLQHMLPEGKTHYFVSGSASEVTPIDRLPFSKLAVSKYGFMVFSVLADTLYVQAVNENGEVIYTTEIKK, from the coding sequence ATGAAAATGCAAGTATTACAAAAAAACAGATTACTGCTATTTATTTGCGCACTCTCTTTGAATTTTGCTGTTGCCCAGACAACAGATAATAGTGTAAAAAAATACCCCAATGCGCTAAACTTTATTGTAATGGGAGACTGGGGAAGATTTGGCGAAGACCATCAGATTCCGGTAGCAAAACAAATGGGCAAAACGGCAACAGCCATAAACCGTGATTTTATAATTTCCACTGGCGATAATTTTTATCCGGTGGGAGTAGCCAGTGAACATGATCCGCAATGGAAATCTTCTTTTGAAGATATTTATACCGACTTTTCATTGCACTGGAACTGGTATCCGGTATTAGGAAACCATGATTATGCCGGAAATGCAGATGCACAGGTTGCTTATTCAAAAATAAGCCGCCGCTGGAATATGCCCGCCCGTTATTACAGCAAAACTTTTAATATTAACGGAGATGCTAACCAGCAGGTACTGATTGCTTTTATAGATACCAATGCCTTAATTCCTGAATTTTACAAAAATGAACAATATTCAAAAAATCTCACTTCAAAAGATTCGACTGCACAAAAAAAATGGTTAATCAAAACGCTAACTGATGTTCCAAAAACCGTAAAATGGAAGTTAGTCGTTGGACACCATCCGTTGTTTACAGCGACCCTGAAAAGGAGAGAAAGCTACGATACCAAAGCCGTACGAAAATCACTCAAATCACTTTTTGACAAATATCAGGTAGACGCCTATATCGCAGGGCATGATCATGATTTACAACATATGCTTCCAGAAGGAAAGACACATTATTTCGTTTCAGGATCTGCTTCAGAAGTTACTCCAATAGATCGTTTGCCTTTTAGTAAACTTGCCGTTTCAAAATACGGTTTTATGGTGTTTTCTGTCTTAGCCGACACGTTGTATGTACAGGCTGTCAATGAAAATGGCGAGGTCATCTATACTACTGAAATAAAAAAGTGA